From the Hevea brasiliensis isolate MT/VB/25A 57/8 chromosome 15, ASM3005281v1, whole genome shotgun sequence genome, one window contains:
- the LOC110638516 gene encoding DNA repair protein RAD5B produces MELEIPLTEKEGKVSTITSLDSDILNSATAVKRAVTTTGVRVSIEMKQEGSQEPEASALKPETRVKEEPDLGFEGKESLKDDMSLDVAEGKEVNSRMSFYEFLQATNTRVVRVKECLNTQIIGAEKPKELEIRVKEEAGKEITVEEPDTYKQEGKSESKLPLFPEHCEFNEGKSDGFKVNGVVKEVKEQPKDLRITFKEESDVCEGEVKSESNQPRVFQKNIRGMTFKEYCEITERKSNGCTQNVRVKEEPDIVVMEKPTELFASYSRRQKPMNVTREMVEDTRINGINVEDGDFPEEADWYLVGRTMVTGLSTSKGRKLVDNEIVHFVFPNTNLRFNSQWIVRFSTKRYGEIGRLPMEWGKCVVPLVNSTKVKVLGRCIAAPPSLHIMQEIMLYVSFYIHNSIFTELDKSTWRLETTSNIDSTVYPLLTLFKLLKIKPYQKAEFTPGELNSRKRSLNLEGEEEAAAMLSLTKRRKVCQQYPEQNKDEQAISESSLNKLVGAADIYNLEEMEPPSSLICKLKPYQKQALYWMSEAERGLDAEKAAKTLHPCWAAYRICDERASSIYLNIFSGEATTQFPTATQMARGGILADAMGLGKTVMTIALILARTGKGSTESQESTSNKKEKTWPKAKGGTLVVCPMALLGQWKDELETHAETESISIFVHYGGDRTKDSRVISGYDVVLTTYGVLTASYKSDLENSIFHRVEWYRVVLDEAHTIKSWKTIAAQAAFALSSHCRWCLTGTPLQNNLEDLYSLLCFLHVEPWCNWAWWNKLIQRPYENGDPRGLKLIKAILRPLMLRRTKDTKDKAGRPILVLPPTDIQIIECEHSEAEHDFYDALFRRSKVQFDQFVAQGKVLHNYASILELLLRLRQCCNHPFLVMSRADSQQYADLSKLTRRFLETNANSAPPGQTGPTRAYIEEVVKGIRQGENTECPICMEYADDPVLTPCAHRMCRECILSSWRAPTTGLCPICRTLLKKTELITCPTEDKFRVDVEKNWKESSKVSKLLECLERIRRSSSGEKSIVFSQWTSFLDLLEIPLRRRRIGFLRFDGKLVQKQRERVLKEFNETEEKTVLLMSLKAGGVGLNLTAASNVFLMDPWWNPAVEEQAIMRIHRIGQKRTVTVRRFIVKDTVEERLQQVQAKKQRMIAGALTDEEVRSARIEELKMLFR; encoded by the exons ATGGAGTTGGAGATTCCACTCACAGAAAAAGAAGGGAAAGTCAGTACGATAACCTCTCTCGATTCTGACATCCTCAATAGCGCTACCGCTGTCAAACGTGCGGTTACCACCACCGGCGTACGGGTTTCCATCGAAATGAAGCAGGAAGGGTCTCAGGAACCGGAAGCATCTGCCTTGAAACCGGAGACACGGGTGAAAGAGGAACCGGATTTAGGATTTGAGGGTAAGGAGAGCTTGAAAGACGATATGAGTTTGGATGTTGCGGAGGGTAAGGAGGTAAATTCTAGAATGTCCTTTTATGAGTTTTTGCAGGCAACTAATACTAGGGTCGTTCGGGTGAAGGAATGTCTCAATACCCAGATCATCGGAGCGGAGAAGCCTAAGGAATTGGAGATTAGAGTGAAGGAGGAGGCTGGAAAAGAGATCACGGTAGAGGAGCCTGATACCTATAAGCAAGAAGGGAAGTCAGAAAGTAAGTTACCTTTATTTCCAGAGCACTGTGAATTCAATGAAGGCAAATCTGATGGGTTCAAGGTAAATGGAGTAGTGAAAGAAGTGAAGGAGCAACCCAAAGATTTAAGGATCACATTTAAAGAGGAGTCTGATGTCTGCGAAGGAGAAGTTAAATCAGAGAGTAATCAACCACGTGTATTTCAAAAGAATATTAGGGGCATGACATTTAAAGAGTACTGCGAAATCACCGAAAGGAAATCTAATGGGTGTACACAAAATGTTAGAGTAAAAGAAGAACCTGATATAGTAGTTATGGAGAAGCCGACTGAGCTATTTGCTAGTTATAGCAGGCGGCAAAAGCCTATGAATGTGACGAGAGAAATGGTTGAAGACACAAGGATTAATGGTATTAATGTGGAGGATGGGGATTTCCCAGAAGAGGCAGATTGGTACTTGGTAGGAAGGACTATGGTTACTGGCCTCTCGACCAGCAAAGGCAGGAAATTGGTGGACAATGAAATAGTCCATTTTGTCTTTCCCAATACAAATTTGAGATTTAACTCGCAGTGGATTGTTCGTTTCTCTACCAAACGATATGGAGAG ATTGGTCGGCTTCCAATGGAGTGGGGAAAATGTGTTGTTCCACTCGTTAATTCTACCAAGGTCAAAGTTCTTGGACGGTGTATAGCTGCGCCACCAAGCCTTCACATCATGCAAGAGATAATGCTGTATGTGAG CTTTTATATACACAACTCAATTTTCACGGAGCTGGATAAGTCAACATGGAGGCTAGAAACTACTTCAAATATAGATTCTACAGTTTATCCTCTTCTTACACTGTTCAAATTGTTGAAAATAAAACCATATCAGAAG GCGGAATTCACACCCGGGGAGCTTAATTCTCGAAAGCGCTCACTGAATCTTGAA GGTGAGGAAGAAGCCGCAGCAATGTTATCTTTGACAAAGAGGCGAAAGGTTTGCCAGCAGTATCCAGAGCAAAACAAAGATGAACAAGCTATTTCAGAGTCATCTCTGAATAAGCTTGTTGGTGCTGCGGATATATATAACTTGGAG GAGATGGAACCCCCAAGCTCACTAATTTGCAAGTTAAAGCCTTACCAGAAACAAGCACTCTACTGGATGTCGGAAGCAGAGAGGGGACTTGATGCTGAGAAAGCAGCAAAAACTCTTCATCCATGCTGGGCAGCATATCGTATATGCGATGA GAGGGCTTCCTCAATCTATTTGAACATCTTCTCTGGAGAGGCAACCACACAATTTCCAACTGCAACACAAATGGCCAGAGGAGGA ATTCTTGCGGATGCAATGGGTCTTGGAAAGACTGTGATGACAATTGCTCTAATACTTGCAAGAACTGGCAAGGGAAGTACTGAGAGCCAAGAAAGCACAAGTAATAAGAAAGAAAAAACCTGGCCTAAGGCAAAGGGTGGCACTCTTGTTGTGTGTCCCATGGCTTTGCTAGGTCAATGGAAG GATGAGCTTGAAACCCATGCAGAAACAGAAAGTATTTCCATTTTTGTTCACTATGGTGGTGACAGAACGAAGGATTCCAGGGTTATCTCTGGATATGATGTAGTCTTGACAACTTATGGTGTCCTGACGGCATCATATAAATCT GATTTGGAGAACAGCATTTTCCATAGGGTAGAGTGGTATAGGGTGGTGCTAGATGAAGCTCATACCATTAAATCCTGGAAAACAATAGCTGCTCAAGCTGCTTTTGCATTATCCTCGCACTGCCGGTGGTGTCTCACAGGGACACCTCTTCAG AATAACTTGGAAGATCTGTATAGCCTTCTGTGCTTCTTGCATGTTGAACCTTGGTGCAACTGGGCGTG GTGGAACAAGTTGATTCAGAGGCCTTATGAGAACGGTGATCCAAGAGGGCTGAAGTTGATCAAGGCTATTTTGAGGCCACTAATGTTGAGAAGAACCAAGGATACGAAGGATAAAGCAGGAAG GCCCATACTTGTTCTCCCACCAACTGATATTCAAATCATTGAATGTGAACACTCTGAAGCCGAACATGATTTCTATGATGCCCTTTTCAGAAGATCAAAG GTCCAGTTTGACCAGTTTGTGGCGCAAGGGAAGGTTCTCCACAACTATGCATCTATTCTTGAGCTATTACTTCGATTGAGGCAGTGTTGCAACCACCCATTTCTTGTTATGAG TCGAGCTGATTCGCAACAGTACGCGGACTTGAGCAAGCTTACAAGAAGGTTCCTGGAAACAAATGCCAATTCTGCTCCTCCAGGACAGACAGGCCCCACCCGAGCATACATTGAAGAGGTTGTTAAGGGCATCCGGCAGGGTGAAAATACTGAGTGTCCCATATGCATGGAGTATGCAGATGATCCTGTGCTCACACCATGCGCACATAGGATGTGCAGGGAGTGTATCCTGTCAAGCTGGCGAGCCCCTACAACTGGGCTATGCCCAATTTGCAGAACTTTGCTGAAGAAAACCGAACTCATAACATGCCCAACAGAGGACAAATTCCGAGTTGATGTGGAGAAGAACTGGAAGGAGTCTTCAAAGGTTTCAAAGCTCTTGGAATGCTTGGAACGGATTCGCAGATCAAGTTCTGGTGAGAAGAGCATTGTGTTCAGCCAGTGGACTTCTTTTTTGGACCTCCTAGAGATTCCATTGAGAAGGAGAAGAATTGGGTTCTTAAGGTTTGATGGAAAACTAGTGCAGAAGCAAAGGGAGAGGGTCTTGAAGGAGTTCAATGAAACCGAAGAAAAAACG GTATTGTTGATGTCCTTGAAAGCTGGTGGTGTTGGCCTGAATCTAACAGCTGCCTCCAATGTCTTCTTAATG GATCCATGGTGGAATCCTGCAGTGGAGGAGCAAGCAATAATGCGAATTCATCGCATAGGACAAAAGCGAACAGTTACTGTTAGAAGATTCATTGTGAAG GACACGGTGGAGGAACGGTTGCAACAAGTTCAGGCGAAAAAGCAGCGGATGATTGCTGGTGCCCTTACCGATGAGGAAGTTCGGTCAGCTAGGATTGAAGAACTCAAAATGCTCTTCAGATAA
- the LOC110638515 gene encoding uncharacterized protein At4g14450, chloroplastic produces the protein MADVSRNRTSASVPSTSQPSRLQSRRPASLQINPPSSSCWNAAIPLLSPLATSPVAIDRMAEMKSREDHQQPSQRRNQRSEPEKVAVFKKWQHLAAPFCCEPPSFAPKFFVPV, from the coding sequence ATGGCGGACGTCTCCAGGAACAGAACCTCCGCCTCTGTCCCTTCTACATCGCAGCCCAGCCGTCTTCAGAGCCGGCGACCGGCGTCCTTGCAGATCAATCCCCCCTCTTCCTCCTGCTGGAACGCAGCCATCCCTCTTCTGTCTCCTCTTGCTACTTCACCTGTCGCGATTGATCGGATGGCAGAAATGAAATCGCGAGAGGATCACCAGCAGCCGTCTCAGCGTCGAAATCAGAGATCGGAGCCGGAGAAGGTTGCAGTGTTCAAGAAGTGGCAGCACCTGGCAGCTCCTTTCTGTTGCGAGCCGCCCTCTTTTGCCCCTAAGTTTTTTGTGCCTGTATAG
- the LOC110638507 gene encoding protein PSK SIMULATOR 3-like: protein MVAEAWILKMGNQVSSNLKHALLLELYKKKNPKRSDTKERETIGILSFEVANVMSKTVHLHKSLTDSEVYKLKAEILKSEGVHNLVSTDENYLLQLALAEKLDDLSRIASVVSRLGKKCTEPALQGFEHVYGDIVSGVIDVKQLGFLVKDTERMVRKMERYVNATSNLYAEMEVLNELEQATKKFQQNQHEESRRAFEQKLIWQKQDVRHLKEISLWNQTYDKVVELLARKVCTIYARICVVFGESVFRRESFGPNGEIGSSPPMKDECGELSGQIMISGYLKRAISRRSSNGFQSGPIEKPVVVKKETSVKSRIDSRRGEEGLFRAEEIIFPCGTSPGRLFMDCLSLSSSASKLDNDEDDVIENEDKGSQISGCCSVVNGGTKREHPNISGSSNRIPSGVSFSGDHNRQARCGVMDARFGPKSRLTVHASPSTVGGSALALRYANVVIVIEKLLRYPHLVGEEARDDLYQMLPTSLRMSLRTNLKSYVKNLAIYDAPLAHVWKETLDGILRWLAPLAHNMIRWQSERNFEQHQIVKRTNVLLLQTLYFAERGKAEAAICELLVGLNYICRYEHQQNALLDCASSFDFEDCMHWQMQCRAAFVE from the coding sequence ATGGTGGCTGAAGCTTGGATACTGAAGATGGGTAACCAGGTAAGTAGCAATCTTAAGCACGCACTCCTTCTCGAACTTTACAAGAAGAAGAACCCAAAAAGATCAGACACCAAAGAAAGAGAAACTATTGGCATCCTTTCTTTTGAGGTTGCTAATGTCATGTCTAAAACTGTGCATCTCCATAAATCTCTCACCGATTCTGAGGTCTACAAGCTTAAAGCCGAGATCTTGAAATCTGAGGGAGTTCACAACTTGGTTTCCACCGATGAAAATTACCTTCTCCAGCTTGCTTTGGCTGAGAAACTCGATGACCTTAGTCGGATAGCTAGTGTTGTTTCTAGGCTCGGCAAGAAGTGTACTGAGCCTGCTTTgcagggttttgagcatgtttaTGGGGATATAGTGAGTGGGGTCATTGATGTGAAGCAGTTGGGATTTTTAGTTAAGGATACGGAGAGGATGGTTAGGAAAATGGAGAGGTATGTCAACGCAACCTCTAATTTATATGCTGAAATGGAGGTATTGAATGAACTGGAGCAGGCTACCAAGAAGTTCCAGCAGAACCAGCACGAGGAGAGTCGCAGAGCTTTTGAGCAGAAACTTATTTGGCAGAAGCAGGATGTTAGGCATCTTAAGGAGATTTCACTTTGGAACCAGACTTATGATAAGGTTGTAGAGTTGTTAGCTAGGAAAGTTTGTACTATTTATGCTAGGATTTGTGTGGTGTTTGGGGAATCTGTGTTTAGGAGGGAGAGCTTTGGGCCTAATGGAGAGATTGGTTCTTCGCCTCCTATGAAGGATGAATGCGGGGAGCTTTCAGGTCAGATAATGATTTCAGGATATCTGAAACGGGCTATTAGCAGGAGAAGCAGTAATGGTTTCCAATCTGGACCGATTGAGAAACCAGTGGTGGTGAAAAAGGAGACAAGTGTTAAGTCCAGGATTGATTCACGGAGAGGTGAAGAAGGATTGTTTCGAGCTGAAGAAATCATTTTTCCATGTGGGACCAGTCCTGGAAGGCTATTCATGGATTGCCTAAGTTTGAGTAGTTCAGCTTCTAAATTGGATAACGATGAGGATGATGTTATTGAGAATGAAGACAAAGGCAGCCAAATTTCTGGTTGCTGTAGCGTTGTTAATGGTGGCACAAAGAGAGAGCATCCAAACATTTCAGGCAGTTCTAATCGGATCCCAAGTGGTGTCTCTTTCAGTGGAGATCATAATAGACAAGCTAGGTGTGGTGTGATGGATGCCCGGTTTGGCCCCAAAAGTAGGTTAACAGTGCATGCTTCACCTTCCACTGTGGGAGGATCTGCTCTTGCCTTGCGTTATGCAAATGTTGTCATAGTTATAGAGAAGCTGCTTCGCTATCCCCATTTAGTTGGTGAGGAAGCCAGGGACGATTTGTATCAGATGTTACCAACGAGCTTAAGAATGTCCCTGAGGACTAATCTCAAGTCTTATGTCAAGAACCTGGCTATATATGATGCTCCGCTCGCTCATGTTTGGAAAGAAACTCTTGATGGGATTTTAAGGTGGCTTGCTCCACTGGCACATAACATGATCAGGTGGCAAAGTGAGCGTAACTTTGAGCAGCATCAAATTGTCAAGCGGACAAATGTTCTGCTGCTTCAGACATTGTATTTTGCTGAGAGGGGAAAGGCAGAAGCAGCCATTTGTGAGCTTCTTGTTGGGTTGAATTACATATGTCGTTATGAACATCAGCAAAATGCTCTATTGGACTGTGCAAGTAGCTTTGATTTTGAAGACTGCATGCATTGGCAAATGCAGTGCCGAGCTGCTTTTGTCGAATAA
- the LOC110638508 gene encoding bet1-like SNARE 1-2 isoform X1 — MSYRRDNRNSRSAVFDDALEEGGLRASSSYPHNINEHDNDKAINSLQDRVIFLKRLTGDIHEEVESHNRLLDRMGNKMDISRGIMSGTMDRFKMVFEKKSGRRTCILAGVFVVSFVIIYYLIRYLIPLWLWIQVILLHFLRNSIV, encoded by the exons ATGAGTTACAGAAG GGATAACCGCAATTCAAGGTCAGCTGTATTTGATGATGCCCTTGAAGAAGGCGGCCTTAGGGCCTCTTCTTCATATCCCCATAATATTAATGAGCACGACAATGACAAAGCTATTAACAGTTTGCAAGACAGAGTTATTTTCTTGAAGAGA TTAACAGGGGACATAcacgaggaagtggagagtcataatCGTTTGCTTGATCGAATG GGCaacaaaatggacatatcaaggGGCATAATGTCAGGAACCATGGATAGATTCAAGATG GTATTTGAGAAGAAATCAGGTCGGAGAACATGCATACTTGCTGGGGTTTTTGTTGTTTCATTTGTTATTATATATTACCTTATTAGGTATTTGATCCCCTTATGGTTGTGGATACAAGTGATTTTGCTTCATTTCTTACGGAATTCTATTGTTTAA
- the LOC110638508 gene encoding bet1-like SNARE 1-1 isoform X2 — MSYRRDNRNSRSAVFDDALEEGGLRASSSYPHNINEHDNDKAINSLQDRVIFLKRLTGDIHEEVESHNRLLDRMGNKMDISRGIMSGTMDRFKMVFEKKSGSLDTRILKVDLWEPRPLKSSHTQFAVK; from the exons ATGAGTTACAGAAG GGATAACCGCAATTCAAGGTCAGCTGTATTTGATGATGCCCTTGAAGAAGGCGGCCTTAGGGCCTCTTCTTCATATCCCCATAATATTAATGAGCACGACAATGACAAAGCTATTAACAGTTTGCAAGACAGAGTTATTTTCTTGAAGAGA TTAACAGGGGACATAcacgaggaagtggagagtcataatCGTTTGCTTGATCGAATG GGCaacaaaatggacatatcaaggGGCATAATGTCAGGAACCATGGATAGATTCAAGATG GTATTTGAGAAGAAATCAG GATCCTTAGATACGCGCATTCTTAAAGTAGACTTGTGGGAACCTCGCCCCTTAAAGTCTTCCCATACACAGTTTGCAGTCAAGTAA